The Elusimicrobiota bacterium genome has a segment encoding these proteins:
- a CDS encoding AbrB/MazE/SpoVT family DNA-binding domain-containing protein has product MAKTIPMDRAGRIVLPKPIRDRLCLHEGDRLELESEGDQITLRIPKGATPLCREQGVWVYRSGKRTTESIPDLVDRSRNERLGIIEP; this is encoded by the coding sequence ATGGCAAAAACAATTCCCATGGACCGCGCGGGGCGGATCGTTTTACCGAAACCGATTCGCGATCGGCTTTGCTTGCACGAGGGGGATCGTTTGGAATTGGAAAGTGAAGGCGATCAGATCACCCTTCGGATCCCGAAAGGGGCAACGCCGCTCTGCCGGGAACAGGGGGTATGGGTTTACCGTTCCGGAAAAAGAACCACGGAATCGATTCCGGATTTAGTGGATCGCTCACGAAATGAGCGACTGGGGATCATCGAGCCTTGA
- a CDS encoding ATP-binding protein produces the protein MYSRLIQPIKEKSFFLFGPRGTGKTTWTSKTFPNAIRIDLLESRLFTSLLADPQLLEEWIPSGHEGPVVIDEIQKVPALLNEVHRLIEKRRLTFILTGSSPRKLRRGGVNLLAGRALTCAMHPLSAVEMGSDFNLERALKFGLLPAVQTEPDPIRFLASYVKTYLDEEVRQEGLTRHLDAFARFLEAASFSQGSTLNVSVVARECSVQRKVVENYFTILSDLLIAHQIPVFTKRSKRRLVSHPKFYFFDVGVFRTIRPAGILDTPEEAEGPALETLVLQNIIAVNEALDLGYQIYYWRTSNGTEVDLILYGPRGFFAIEVKRSRRLTEDSLVGLQSFTKDYPNAKAILLYGGPHHLQKGNIHVLPCKDFLPNLPSYLNGGIKP, from the coding sequence ATGTATTCCAGATTGATTCAACCCATAAAGGAAAAAAGTTTTTTTCTTTTCGGCCCTCGTGGCACAGGGAAAACGACGTGGACGTCGAAGACATTCCCCAACGCCATCCGAATCGACCTCCTGGAATCCCGATTGTTCACCTCCCTCCTGGCGGATCCCCAATTGTTGGAGGAATGGATCCCTTCTGGACACGAGGGCCCGGTGGTTATTGATGAAATCCAGAAGGTGCCGGCTTTACTTAACGAAGTTCACCGTCTTATTGAAAAAAGACGATTGACTTTCATTCTAACGGGATCCAGTCCGCGGAAATTGCGTCGAGGGGGCGTCAACCTCCTGGCGGGAAGGGCGCTCACGTGTGCCATGCATCCACTCTCAGCCGTCGAAATGGGTAGCGATTTCAACCTGGAGCGTGCCTTGAAATTCGGGCTCCTTCCGGCTGTTCAAACCGAGCCCGACCCCATCCGCTTTTTGGCCAGTTATGTCAAAACATATTTGGACGAAGAAGTTCGCCAAGAAGGGCTCACCCGTCATCTGGATGCCTTCGCCCGATTTTTGGAAGCCGCAAGTTTTTCCCAGGGGTCCACATTGAACGTTTCTGTTGTCGCCCGCGAATGCTCTGTTCAACGAAAGGTCGTTGAAAACTATTTCACTATCTTATCCGATCTTCTCATTGCGCACCAAATCCCCGTTTTCACCAAACGTTCCAAGCGACGTTTGGTGAGCCACCCGAAATTTTATTTTTTCGACGTCGGAGTCTTCCGAACCATCCGCCCGGCAGGGATTTTAGACACACCGGAAGAAGCTGAAGGTCCCGCCCTGGAAACCCTTGTCCTTCAAAACATCATTGCTGTCAATGAAGCCTTAGATTTGGGCTATCAAATCTACTATTGGAGAACGTCTAACGGAACCGAAGTAGATTTAATTCTCTACGGGCCCCGCGGTTTTTTCGCCATCGAAGTCAAACGAAGCCGACGTCTCACCGAAGATTCGCTTGTTGGACTTCAATCCTTTACGAAGGACTACCCCAACGCAAAAGCCATACTTCTCTACGGAGGCCCCCACCACCTTCAAAAAGGGAACATTCATGTCTTGCCCTGCAAGGATTTTCTTCCCAATCTTCCATCCTACTTGAATGGAGGGATTAAACCTTAG
- a CDS encoding PIN domain-containing protein, with protein MNRFFDTSVLVATFWGDHPHHEASLHAFASTTKSTGACAAHSLAEVYAVLTRLPVRPVVAPADALLFIEEIQKRLTVVLLNERDYAETIKQTVDLSLAGGQIYDALILLAAEKIKAKTILTWNISQFRRIAPRLANRIRTP; from the coding sequence TTGAACCGCTTTTTTGATACGTCCGTTCTGGTCGCGACGTTTTGGGGAGACCACCCTCACCATGAGGCCAGCCTCCACGCTTTTGCCTCCACCACAAAATCGACAGGTGCGTGCGCTGCCCATTCATTGGCCGAAGTCTATGCCGTGTTAACCCGGCTTCCCGTCCGTCCCGTGGTCGCACCGGCAGACGCTCTTCTTTTCATTGAGGAAATCCAAAAACGCTTAACCGTCGTTCTCTTAAATGAAAGGGATTACGCTGAAACCATCAAACAAACTGTCGACCTCTCCCTGGCCGGTGGCCAGATCTACGACGCCCTCATCCTCCTCGCCGCTGAGAAAATCAAAGCCAAAACAATTCTCACCTGGAACATCAGCCAATTTCGCCGCATCGCACCACGTCTAGCCAACCGGATCCGAACCCCCTAA